Proteins from one Lacrimispora sphenoides genomic window:
- a CDS encoding PTS ascorbate transporter subunit IIC: MGVVMYLINNVFSQAVFIIGIVVIAGMVAQKKTWDQILPSVIKTMIGFTMINVGGQTLGMSLLPLQGMITKIFNMPPVSVDIGAAQAESLTGIGTEMALIFALGFLVNLLLARFTRFKYVHLSAHVSFFYAGLIAALLKFGTNLAFVPLVITGSILLGIYMTFSCAYVAVFMKEVKGGEGFTLAHSSSIGILISSLLAKTFGNKENDLENLNIPKKLNFLREMTISLTIVMTVLFLVISLISGPAWMRENITGGQDIVVFSFLRGLSFGMWITVIITGVRMMLSEIISAFHGFANKIIPNSVPGLDIPLLFPNYPNSVILGFLTSLIAGLIGMMILGFINYPVVVFPALIPTFFTGAVTAIFGNAHGGRRGAIIGSFVNGLILIFGQALLLPMIGSYAPIMRILSETDYSFYGPILGWVLKLFGGI; this comes from the coding sequence CAGGCTGTATTCATTATTGGAATTGTTGTAATCGCAGGTATGGTTGCCCAGAAGAAAACCTGGGATCAGATCCTTCCCAGCGTGATTAAGACGATGATCGGCTTTACCATGATCAACGTAGGAGGACAGACCCTTGGTATGTCCCTGCTGCCTTTGCAGGGAATGATTACCAAGATATTTAATATGCCGCCTGTATCAGTGGATATTGGAGCGGCTCAAGCTGAAAGCCTTACCGGGATCGGTACAGAAATGGCATTGATCTTTGCACTGGGCTTTCTGGTGAACCTTTTACTGGCAAGATTTACTCGCTTTAAATATGTGCATTTGTCAGCTCATGTATCCTTCTTTTATGCCGGATTGATTGCGGCGCTGTTAAAATTCGGAACCAATTTGGCTTTTGTACCGCTTGTAATAACCGGTTCCATATTGTTAGGAATCTATATGACCTTTTCCTGCGCCTACGTGGCGGTATTTATGAAGGAAGTAAAGGGAGGAGAGGGCTTTACCCTTGCCCATTCCAGCTCCATCGGAATTCTGATTTCTTCCCTGCTTGCCAAAACCTTTGGAAACAAGGAAAATGATCTTGAAAACTTAAATATTCCAAAGAAGCTTAATTTCTTACGGGAGATGACCATTTCCTTAACCATTGTTATGACAGTTCTCTTTTTGGTCATAAGCCTGATTTCCGGTCCGGCCTGGATGCGTGAAAATATCACCGGCGGACAGGATATCGTTGTGTTCAGCTTTTTACGTGGTTTGTCCTTTGGTATGTGGATCACAGTTATTATTACAGGTGTAAGAATGATGCTTTCCGAGATCATCTCTGCATTCCACGGCTTTGCCAATAAGATCATCCCTAATTCCGTACCAGGGCTTGATATCCCTCTGCTTTTCCCCAATTATCCTAATTCCGTGATATTGGGCTTCCTGACCAGCTTGATTGCAGGTCTGATCGGTATGATGATCCTTGGATTTATTAATTATCCGGTTGTGGTATTCCCGGCTCTGATCCCCACTTTTTTCACCGGTGCGGTAACAGCCATCTTCGGAAATGCCCATGGCGGACGCAGAGGTGCGATCATAGGCTCCTTTGTAAATGGTTTGATTCTTATTTTCGGACAGGCTCTGCTCCTTCCAATGATTGGATCTTATGCGCCGATCATGCGTATTTTAAGCGAGACAGATTATTCCTTCTATGGTCCGATCTTAGGCTGGGTGCTTAAGCTGTTTGGAGGCATCTAA
- a CDS encoding DUF1858 domain-containing protein: MNMTVTKDTLIGEVLEADRTTAHFFFEMGMHCLGCPASAAETVEEACMVHGIPAEELIDKLNKHMSE, translated from the coding sequence ATGAATATGACAGTGACAAAGGATACTTTAATCGGAGAGGTCTTAGAAGCAGACCGAACCACCGCACACTTCTTTTTTGAAATGGGAATGCATTGCCTTGGCTGTCCCGCATCTGCCGCTGAGACCGTGGAAGAGGCCTGTATGGTCCACGGCATTCCGGCTGAAGAACTGATCGACAAGTTAAATAAGCATATGTCAGAGTAA
- a CDS encoding CdaR family transcriptional regulator produces MIETELAKKFIEQVTQYTEYNINIMNEQGVIIASRDPKRVGAFHEVAYYIVTGSEDIVVTSTEDDYPGVKPGINMVINIDGRREGVVGITGDPGEIKPVALITKMAIEAMLKYEKQQEELRRRRNRKEHFTNLLIHVEYPDPGELRSVAKKLNYSENIVRIPILCKLDDTRPEPFLNIIKNSPRHGTEDISIVLGNSHILIFKTMPKQSRKLFADYKYIIAEYLSTALKWLREQEKSCKFYIGSFQGSFTQYYNAYRHCKWLEENADSDSAAFFYDHTGNYVRSIVPVNELQWMFNVYERELSEGFIKTFKEIAGALIKTNYNLVTASKELFVHKNTLLYRYNKIKDTLNINPIESSADRFFLEAFYSFLRREH; encoded by the coding sequence ATGATAGAAACAGAATTGGCTAAGAAATTCATTGAACAGGTCACTCAATATACAGAATACAATATCAACATAATGAATGAGCAGGGGGTCATCATCGCCAGTCGGGATCCAAAGCGGGTGGGGGCATTTCATGAGGTGGCCTATTATATTGTAACAGGAAGCGAGGATATCGTGGTCACTTCCACAGAGGATGATTATCCTGGAGTAAAGCCAGGGATCAACATGGTCATTAACATTGACGGCAGACGGGAAGGAGTGGTAGGAATTACCGGTGATCCTGGTGAGATAAAGCCTGTCGCTCTGATCACCAAAATGGCCATCGAGGCCATGCTGAAATACGAGAAGCAGCAAGAGGAATTAAGGCGCAGGAGAAATCGGAAGGAGCATTTCACAAACCTTTTGATCCATGTGGAATATCCGGATCCGGGGGAACTTCGGAGCGTAGCAAAGAAGTTAAATTATTCGGAAAACATCGTACGAATCCCCATCCTGTGCAAGCTGGATGACACCCGGCCGGAGCCGTTTCTTAACATAATCAAGAACAGCCCCAGGCACGGAACGGAGGACATCAGCATTGTCCTGGGCAACAGCCATATTCTCATATTTAAAACTATGCCGAAACAGTCTCGAAAATTATTTGCGGATTACAAATACATCATAGCAGAATATTTAAGCACTGCCTTAAAATGGCTTCGGGAGCAGGAGAAGAGCTGTAAATTCTACATCGGCTCATTTCAGGGAAGCTTTACCCAGTATTATAATGCTTATCGGCATTGCAAGTGGCTGGAAGAAAATGCGGATTCCGATTCTGCCGCCTTTTTTTATGACCATACAGGAAATTATGTGCGCTCTATTGTGCCGGTGAATGAGCTGCAATGGATGTTCAATGTTTATGAAAGAGAGCTGAGTGAAGGATTTATAAAGACATTTAAGGAAATTGCCGGAGCCCTTATAAAGACAAATTATAATCTGGTAACGGCATCAAAAGAACTTTTTGTGCATAAGAATACTCTTTTATACCGTTACAATAAGATAAAGGATACCTTAAATATCAATCCCATAGAATCTTCAGCAGACCGTTTTTTTCTGGAGGCTTTTTATAGTTTTTTAAGAAGAGAACACTAG
- a CDS encoding GntP family permease — MTGLPLIFIFVLAIFIMIIAISKFKIHPFIAIMSISLLLGLIAGIPLVDKTLEDGTKVSGLANVIGAGFSGTFTSIGIVIILGALIGTILEKTGAALKLADMVIRLVGKNNPVLAIEMMGWVVSIPVFCDSGFVILNPIRKALVNRTAASLVAMTVGLSSGLYISHVFIPPTPGPIAAASTLGIGENLLLVMGMGALCSIFPLIAGFFYAKYIGGKVRSDDEADMGEIAKTYEELVAEYGKLPGGFNALAPIILPILLMAFSSIVAMANMQGFGADVLKFLGTPIIALAAGTVCGVLQLKGAGKMEEFYEITNDTLKTVGPILFVTAAGGVLGKVISSTDMVNYIKDHASVLSTMGIFFPFLLAAILKSAQGSSTVAMTTTAGIVAPLLPMLGLGSPVRVTLACMAIGAGAMTVSHANDSYFWVVTNFGAMTPEKGYKTQTVATLILGIAGILEIFILTLILH; from the coding sequence ATGACAGGTTTACCACTGATTTTTATTTTCGTACTTGCAATTTTCATAATGATCATTGCAATCTCCAAGTTTAAGATTCACCCGTTTATCGCCATCATGAGCATCTCACTGCTCCTGGGACTTATTGCAGGGATTCCGCTGGTGGATAAGACATTGGAAGATGGGACCAAGGTAAGCGGCCTTGCAAATGTAATAGGGGCTGGATTCTCCGGTACATTCACAAGCATTGGTATTGTTATCATCCTTGGAGCCTTGATCGGAACCATATTGGAGAAAACAGGGGCGGCCCTTAAGCTGGCTGATATGGTAATCCGGCTTGTTGGGAAAAACAATCCGGTCCTTGCAATCGAGATGATGGGCTGGGTGGTATCCATCCCGGTATTCTGCGATTCCGGTTTCGTAATTTTAAACCCGATCCGGAAAGCCCTGGTAAACAGGACTGCCGCCTCCTTAGTCGCCATGACTGTAGGCCTTTCCTCTGGGCTCTATATTTCCCACGTTTTCATTCCGCCCACGCCAGGACCTATTGCGGCTGCTTCTACCCTAGGTATTGGAGAAAACCTGCTTCTTGTTATGGGAATGGGCGCATTATGTTCCATCTTCCCGCTGATTGCCGGGTTCTTCTACGCAAAATACATCGGTGGAAAAGTACGGTCAGACGATGAAGCCGATATGGGTGAGATTGCAAAAACCTATGAGGAGCTGGTTGCCGAATACGGTAAACTTCCCGGCGGATTCAATGCCCTTGCTCCTATTATTCTTCCAATCCTTCTTATGGCTTTTTCCTCAATCGTGGCAATGGCCAATATGCAAGGCTTTGGGGCTGATGTGCTTAAATTTTTAGGTACTCCCATCATAGCTCTGGCAGCAGGTACCGTGTGCGGTGTCCTTCAGCTAAAGGGAGCCGGTAAAATGGAAGAATTTTATGAGATAACCAATGACACTTTAAAAACTGTGGGACCGATCCTGTTTGTAACGGCTGCCGGCGGTGTGCTGGGTAAGGTGATTTCTTCCACCGATATGGTGAACTATATCAAGGACCATGCTTCCGTACTCAGCACCATGGGTATTTTCTTCCCATTCCTTTTGGCAGCGATCTTAAAGAGTGCTCAAGGCTCCTCTACCGTGGCTATGACAACCACTGCAGGAATTGTGGCTCCGCTGCTTCCTATGCTGGGCCTTGGAAGCCCCGTACGTGTAACTCTTGCCTGTATGGCAATCGGTGCGGGAGCCATGACTGTTTCCCACGCAAACGATTCATATTTCTGGGTGGTAACGAATTTTGGAGCCATGACTCCGGAAAAAGGATATAAGACTCAAACAGTCGCAACATTGATTCTGGGGATCGCAGGAATCCTGGAAATATTTATACTGACTTTGATCCTGCATTAA
- a CDS encoding TetR/AcrR family transcriptional regulator, translating into MRKKDDEKVKSIKEAVIKLILQEGFHGTSVSKIAKMAGVSPATVYIYFENKEDMLHDIYLEYSEEIYDYLLDSVKREMEGRQQIEVLIRSYYNYILENKEIFSFVEQFSNCPSLANNCSGKKGICNIYSLMSDMKRSNLIRNYKEDNLLAIIFQPVKAIAVDNRKNEAQKEDLLQEMIQIIQDAILL; encoded by the coding sequence ATGAGAAAAAAAGACGACGAAAAAGTGAAAAGCATAAAGGAAGCAGTAATCAAGCTGATCCTGCAGGAGGGCTTCCATGGCACTTCTGTCTCTAAAATCGCTAAGATGGCAGGGGTTTCGCCGGCAACGGTTTATATCTACTTTGAGAATAAAGAAGATATGCTGCACGATATTTACCTGGAATACTCGGAAGAAATATATGATTATTTATTGGACAGCGTAAAACGGGAAATGGAGGGACGGCAGCAGATCGAGGTGCTCATCCGAAGCTACTATAACTATATATTAGAGAACAAGGAAATCTTCAGCTTTGTGGAGCAATTTTCCAATTGCCCCTCATTGGCCAACAACTGTTCCGGGAAAAAGGGCATTTGCAATATATACAGCCTGATGTCGGATATGAAGAGGAGTAATCTCATAAGGAATTACAAAGAGGATAATCTTTTGGCCATCATTTTTCAGCCGGTGAAAGCAATTGCTGTTGATAACCGCAAGAACGAGGCACAGAAAGAGGATTTGCTGCAGGAAATGATTCAAATAATTCAAGACGCAATATTGCTTTAG
- the lon gene encoding endopeptidase La, with the protein MTNHDKNNIGIVFPISNKVLLPDVVTTVRLEALDETHMMYLENEESIKIALPLKHNFGKNLKNEEDFYRAGLTFEVTGIDQTDKGILLSVRLRDQINVKELHTENGVIYAQYELSQNQEDLDEKSREEMLGYIKNVTSEISSKFSGGEQYQRIVNEFKDLNSIIVYLSQFLQIPNDEKHELLEMSLKERSLRFLDYMLKQKEMIELQMEISEKFSEKANRYYRESVLREQLKAIQEELGEGKKDEGKKEPDYLKKIEEAGMPSEIKEAALEELEKLDDQGPNKLDYNVIRNYLDLLVQLPWKKEEDKDIDLDEARRILDEQHYGLQKVKDRIIQHLAVMQLNKAKKGSILLLVGPPGTGITSLGKSIAEALGRKYIRLSLGGIRDESEIRGHRRTYVGAMPGRIIQSIRKAGKTNPVMVLDEVDKIMSGGFSGDPASALLEVLDPEQNNSFTDHYMDLPYDLSDVFFVATANSLESIPGPLLDRMEVIQITSYTMDEKFHIGKNHLIPEVLKEHGLKQEQLVIEDEVLQKIINDYTLEAGVRGLKKQLSSLARITTEKIVSKKAELPLVIKEEDLEEYLGSQVSRHDKAQQDNPPGVVTGLAWTPVGGEILFIEATDMPGSGAVILTGKLGDVMKESAKISLSLLKSRLPLNAFNFKERDLHIHVPSGAVPKDGPSAGIALFTALASLVTGNKVDSRLAMTGEITLRGAVLPIGGLKEKLLGAQRAGINRVLIPKDNVSDLKDVPEEVKNQLTIIPVETVEDVLKESLGIFLPRIEHVYFQKNGNGLFPEGLNTPHKNIERKGVI; encoded by the coding sequence ATGACAAATCATGATAAAAATAACATAGGAATCGTTTTCCCAATTTCCAACAAAGTTTTATTACCGGACGTCGTAACTACGGTTCGTTTGGAAGCACTTGACGAAACACATATGATGTATCTGGAAAACGAAGAATCCATAAAAATAGCTTTGCCGTTAAAACATAATTTTGGTAAAAACCTAAAGAATGAGGAAGATTTTTACCGGGCAGGCCTGACCTTTGAGGTCACAGGAATAGACCAGACGGATAAAGGGATCCTGCTTTCCGTAAGGCTGAGGGACCAGATCAATGTAAAAGAGCTTCACACAGAAAACGGCGTTATCTATGCCCAGTATGAGCTTAGTCAGAATCAAGAAGATTTAGACGAGAAGAGCCGGGAAGAAATGCTTGGCTATATCAAAAACGTTACCAGTGAGATAAGCTCCAAATTTTCGGGAGGAGAACAGTACCAGAGAATTGTCAATGAGTTTAAGGATTTAAATTCCATAATTGTGTATCTGTCTCAATTCCTTCAGATACCCAACGATGAAAAGCACGAGCTTCTGGAAATGTCCTTAAAAGAAAGAAGCCTTCGTTTCCTGGATTACATGCTGAAGCAAAAGGAAATGATCGAACTGCAGATGGAGATTTCCGAGAAGTTCTCCGAGAAGGCAAACCGGTATTACAGGGAGTCCGTGCTTAGAGAACAGTTAAAGGCCATTCAGGAAGAATTGGGGGAAGGCAAAAAGGACGAAGGAAAAAAGGAGCCGGATTATTTAAAGAAGATCGAAGAGGCAGGTATGCCGTCTGAGATCAAAGAGGCGGCTCTTGAAGAACTGGAAAAGCTTGATGATCAGGGCCCCAATAAACTGGACTACAACGTGATCCGTAATTATCTAGATCTTTTGGTTCAGCTTCCATGGAAAAAGGAAGAGGATAAGGACATTGATCTTGACGAGGCAAGACGGATTCTTGATGAACAGCATTACGGGCTGCAAAAAGTTAAGGACAGGATCATTCAGCATCTGGCAGTCATGCAGTTAAACAAAGCTAAAAAAGGTTCCATTCTCCTCCTTGTGGGACCGCCGGGAACCGGAATAACAAGCCTTGGAAAAAGCATTGCAGAGGCCCTTGGCAGAAAATACATCCGTTTAAGCTTAGGCGGTATCCGTGATGAATCGGAAATCAGAGGGCACCGAAGAACTTATGTCGGAGCAATGCCAGGAAGAATTATCCAGAGCATCCGGAAGGCAGGGAAGACCAATCCTGTCATGGTGTTGGATGAAGTGGATAAGATTATGTCCGGCGGTTTCAGCGGAGACCCTGCCAGCGCACTTTTGGAGGTTCTTGATCCGGAACAGAACAACAGCTTTACCGATCATTACATGGATCTTCCTTATGACTTATCCGATGTTTTCTTTGTAGCAACGGCCAATTCATTGGAAAGCATTCCAGGTCCTCTCTTAGACCGGATGGAAGTTATCCAGATAACCAGCTATACCATGGATGAAAAGTTCCATATCGGCAAAAATCATCTGATCCCGGAGGTCCTGAAAGAACATGGCTTAAAGCAGGAGCAATTGGTAATTGAAGATGAAGTATTACAGAAGATTATCAATGATTATACGCTGGAGGCCGGCGTGCGGGGGCTGAAAAAGCAGCTGTCCAGCCTGGCCAGAATTACAACGGAAAAGATCGTATCCAAAAAGGCGGAGCTGCCTCTTGTGATTAAGGAAGAAGATTTAGAAGAATATCTTGGCAGTCAGGTTTCCCGTCACGATAAGGCCCAGCAGGATAATCCTCCGGGTGTGGTTACAGGCCTTGCATGGACTCCGGTGGGAGGAGAAATACTCTTTATCGAGGCAACCGATATGCCGGGAAGCGGAGCGGTCATATTGACCGGAAAGCTGGGAGATGTAATGAAGGAATCTGCCAAGATTTCCTTAAGCTTATTAAAATCCAGACTGCCTTTAAATGCCTTTAATTTTAAAGAAAGAGACCTTCATATCCACGTTCCGTCAGGAGCGGTTCCTAAAGATGGCCCATCGGCCGGAATCGCATTATTTACCGCTTTGGCCTCTCTTGTTACCGGCAACAAGGTAGATTCAAGACTTGCCATGACCGGAGAAATCACTTTGCGGGGAGCGGTCCTGCCCATCGGAGGCTTAAAGGAAAAGCTTCTGGGCGCACAAAGAGCCGGAATCAACAGGGTCTTAATTCCCAAAGATAATGTAAGTGATTTAAAGGATGTACCGGAAGAAGTGAAGAATCAGCTTACGATCATACCGGTGGAAACGGTAGAGGATGTATTAAAGGAGTCTTTGGGGATTTTCCTGCCCAGAATCGAACATGTATATTTTCAAAAGAACGGGAACGGATTGTTTCCCGAAGGGTTAAACACACCACATAAAAATATTGAAAGAAAAGGGGTAATTTAA
- a CDS encoding DUF6483 family protein, protein MLQDDFIMRMIHEMVTTLLKLIFHIELGENEEQNFKDQETASNYLELLALIQAGKINEAENKLLDELDSDDMEHFKMALMFYYHLNQIDYNFLEEHNYSKNEITDGLRYVSSVYGYDSMAEALLGRG, encoded by the coding sequence ATGTTACAAGATGATTTTATCATGCGCATGATTCATGAGATGGTAACAACTTTGCTAAAACTGATTTTTCATATTGAATTAGGGGAAAATGAGGAACAGAATTTTAAAGACCAGGAGACAGCATCAAATTATCTTGAGCTCTTAGCTCTCATTCAGGCCGGAAAGATCAATGAGGCAGAAAACAAATTATTGGATGAGCTGGATTCCGACGATATGGAGCATTTTAAAATGGCGCTCATGTTTTATTATCATTTAAATCAGATCGATTATAACTTTCTTGAAGAGCATAATTATTCCAAAAACGAAATTACGGACGGATTAAGATATGTATCATCAGTTTATGGCTATGACAGCATGGCAGAAGCTCTTCTGGGCAGAGGTTAA
- a CDS encoding tryptophan synthase subunit alpha, which produces MKNLVFYLTLNYPDRETFFQILELLDHKKAGFVEIGIPVTDPFVDGAVIQQTHKEALEQKISPDDVIRTLVEIRRRFTFKVVLMTYKEGVEYFHLSDVPKDLYDGFLCVDGEFPTGSFPNQITVLGRSLSDESIAKALAHNDLFAYIVSGEGKTGSFDKLPTEYVEVVKKVKSVSKTPAYVGFGIKSAEDVKEVMKNGADGAIIGTEFIKRYQLGGMDALNAYLEELKLADA; this is translated from the coding sequence ATGAAAAATTTAGTGTTTTACCTTACCTTGAATTATCCGGACAGGGAAACGTTTTTTCAGATTTTAGAGTTATTGGATCATAAAAAGGCCGGTTTTGTTGAAATCGGCATACCGGTTACCGATCCTTTTGTAGACGGAGCTGTGATACAGCAGACTCATAAAGAAGCGTTGGAGCAAAAGATAAGCCCAGACGATGTAATACGCACGCTGGTAGAAATCCGCAGGCGTTTCACGTTTAAAGTTGTGTTAATGACTTATAAGGAAGGCGTGGAATACTTTCACCTTTCTGACGTTCCGAAAGACTTATATGACGGTTTTCTATGTGTGGATGGAGAATTTCCCACCGGATCCTTCCCCAATCAGATCACTGTACTGGGCCGGTCCCTTAGTGATGAGAGCATAGCAAAGGCTCTTGCGCATAATGACCTGTTTGCCTATATCGTTTCAGGGGAAGGGAAAACCGGATCGTTTGATAAGCTTCCTACAGAATACGTTGAAGTTGTAAAAAAAGTAAAATCTGTTTCAAAGACACCGGCCTATGTAGGCTTTGGCATAAAGTCCGCCGAGGACGTGAAGGAAGTCATGAAGAATGGAGCCGATGGTGCCATCATAGGGACAGAGTTCATAAAGCGTTACCAGCTTGGAGGTATGGATGCTTTGAATGCTTATCTGGAAGAGTTGAAGTTAGCCGATGCATAG